TCTGGGGGAGCGGGAGGTCATCGACGTGTCCGGGTACGCAAAGGAGCGGTTGTACTGAATAGCGTTGCAGCGCTGGCCGTATTGGAGCGTTAGTGTACGAAGGGGTTGACGAGGTATACGGGGGCTATTAACCTTACGGGCCGTGAGGAAAATTCGGGTTCTGTTTGGTGATGTCTCTAGCCGGAGCGTGTCCAGATGATGAACGCCAAGGCTGTGGCAAAGTACTTCCTCGCCCGCGTCGACGAAGACGCCGGCGACGGCATCTCCAACCTCAAGCTCCAGAAGCTGGTCTACTACGCGCAGGGGTTCCACCTGGCGCTGCATGGCACCCCGCTCTTCCGCGAGCGCATCGAGGCGTGGGAGCATGGGCCGGTGGTGCCGGAGCTGTACCGCGAGTACAAGGCGTACGGCTCGGCCAGCATCCCCGCTCCCCACGACTTCGACCCGCACGAGTACACCCCCGAGGTGGCCCGCCTCCTCGACGAGGTCTACGACGTCTTCGGGCAGTACTCCGCCTGGAAGCTGCGGAACATGACGCACGAAGAGCGTCCCTGGATCGACGCGTACGAGAACGGCGAGCGCGGCCGGGTCATCACGCCCGCCGCCATGCGCGAGTACTTCAAGGACTACGTCACGGCGTAGGGGCGGCCGTGGCCAAGCTCCGGAATCCCCACGACCGCAACCGCGGCGAGCGCATCACGGCGCGCGACAGCGCTTCGGGGTCGACCGACGGGCTGACCCCGATCTTCTGCCTGCGCTACCTGTCGCCGCCGTTCTGCGTCACCAGCTGCCAGCAGGTGGAGCAGGCGTCGTTCGCGGTGACGCTGCGGCGGCTCTCGATGCTGACCTGGCAGGAGATCAAGAGCGCGCACCGGCACGGGCTGGGGACGGAGAAGATCGGCCGCGCGTCGATCAAGGCGCCGATCCCGAGGGAGATCACCGACGACGTGGACTTCCTGGCGGTGCGCTTCCACGGCAAGGCGCCGATGGTCGGCTTCCGCAGCAACCAGATCTTCCACGTGGTCTGGCTCGACCGCGCGTTCACGCTCTACAACCACTGACCGCCCGCGCCGGGCGCGACGAACGGCCCGCGCCCATCCGGAGCGCGGGCCGATCTCGTTCTTTGCGGAAGGGGGAATCACATAGAGGCACGAAGAACCGATCGCAGGTCCTGCGTGCCTCCGTGATCTCCGTGCCTTCCGTGTGAAATCCAGAATCGCCGATCCTCGAACGAAATTTCGGGATCCGGGATCAATGCTGCGGCGGCGCGGGGCCGCGTCCGCGCGGGTAGCCGCGGACCAGGAGCACGGGGATGCTGGACTTGTGGCGGACCTCGTTGGCCACGCTGCCGTACAGCAGGTCGGAGATGAAGCGGTGCCCGTGCGTGCTCATGGCGATCAGGTCGCACCCCTCGCGCGCGGCCATCTCCACGATCTCGCGGCTGGGGTCGCCGCCGGCCAGCACCGCGTCGACCTCGATCCCCGACTGCGCCAGGCGGGTGGCCACCGACTCCAGGTAGTGCCGGTCGCGCGCCATCTCCTCGCTCTCGCGCAGGTCCAGCTGGCGCCAAGTGCGCGCCACCCACCCGTCGGCCACGTGCACCAGCAGCACCGACGCGCCGCACACGCGCGCCAGCCGCGCCACGTGGTCCAGGATGGCCTCGTCGTACGCCGTGTTCTCCAGCGGCACCAGGATGCGGCGGTACATGGCGGTCACCCTCCCAGCCAGCCGCTGAAGGTCTGCATCAGCAGCCACGCGTTCAGCCCGGCGATCAGCACGGCCACCGTGTACGCCAGCCCCTTCACCCACCAGGCATTGGCGAACTCGCCCATCTTCCGCCTGTCGCTGGTGAACGCGACCAGCGGGAAGACGGCGAAGGAGAGCTGCAGGCTCAGGATCACCTGGCTGAGCACCAGCAGCTTGGCGGTGCCGCTCTCGCCGTAGAGGATGGCCACGATCACCGCGGGGATGATGGCGATGGCGCGGGTGATGGCGCGCCGCACCCACGGGCGCATGCGCAGGTCCAGGAATCCCTCCATCACGATCTGC
Above is a window of Longimicrobium sp. DNA encoding:
- a CDS encoding type II toxin-antitoxin system antitoxin SocA domain-containing protein, with protein sequence MNAKAVAKYFLARVDEDAGDGISNLKLQKLVYYAQGFHLALHGTPLFRERIEAWEHGPVVPELYREYKAYGSASIPAPHDFDPHEYTPEVARLLDEVYDVFGQYSAWKLRNMTHEERPWIDAYENGERGRVITPAAMREYFKDYVTA
- a CDS encoding universal stress protein, whose translation is MYRRILVPLENTAYDEAILDHVARLARVCGASVLLVHVADGWVARTWRQLDLRESEEMARDRHYLESVATRLAQSGIEVDAVLAGGDPSREIVEMAAREGCDLIAMSTHGHRFISDLLYGSVANEVRHKSSIPVLLVRGYPRGRGPAPPQH